A segment of the Butyrivibrio fibrisolvens genome:
GCAAAAAGTACATCTGCAATTGCACTTGTTAGTGATATTGGCATATACGCTGTCTTTGTAAGTGTAGATAATATCAGCCATGTGCGACCTCCACCTTTGACTTGAAACTGATCCTGTCCAGAGCCTGTCCCAGAAGCAGGAAGAATACCATACTTCCACCGGATTGTACCAGACCTCCTGTAAGTCCTGAAAGAAGCGCTGTTTTTAATCCAAACATGACTGCTTCAGCAATAAAATAGCCTGTATGTGAAATGAAATATGCTATTACTGGTGCAATATAATTTCTTTTATTTAGTATAGTTGATCCTTTGTTTGTAAAGGGGATTACCAAAAGTGCTTTGATGATGATAGTGGCGATCGCCCATGCCGGTGCAGTCAGAAGATCTGCAAGGCCTCCGCCTATTGCACCTGCGGCCATTGCATAGGGCGCAGGCAGTATAGCTGCTGCAAGGTATATAAGTCCATCACCGAAGTGGACATAGCCTCCATTTGCTCCCACCGGAATATGGCCGATGTATGCTGTGAAAATAGTGATAAGTGCTG
Coding sequences within it:
- a CDS encoding TIGR04002 family protein, translating into MKKKDSKIYNITLTGIFAALITIFTAYIGHIPVGANGGYVHFGDGLIYLAAAILPAPYAMAAGAIGGGLADLLTAPAWAIATIIIKALLVIPFTNKGSTILNKRNYIAPVIAYFISHTGYFIAEAVMFGLKTALLSGLTGGLVQSGGSMVFFLLLGQALDRISFKSKVEVAHG